Within Nitrospira sp. MA-1, the genomic segment TGCCGGGCGAATCGATTCAGAATAGGGTGGCCTTAAATCCCCGGATTCCTTCCCTGTTAGATGATATTGAGCAAGCAGGTGTGCAATTGCAGTGGGACTGTCCCCCCTCTGACTTAAAGTTTGTATGCAAACCCGGTTCACCCAATACCCTCACAATTTCAAAAGGCGATCCCGGCCAACCGGATGTGTATTCCATTGACCACCAGGCCTGTGTGGCACTGGAAAGCCGTATTGGTCTTATCGATATTCCTCAAGGGCATGATGTGCTGTTTCTCCTCGCGTCCGAATCCATCATGACGGATCTGGAGGGAATGACCTCGTTACTTCTTGAGGTCGATGACTATGTTCAGCGTTGTCATCCAAGTTGGACGAACAGTTGGGCGGTGAGCTTTGTGACCGATAAGAAGTTCGCAGGATTCCTGAGTGAGGGAGAGAATCGGCGTTATTTTGCGGAAGGCCTCTGGCAAGAGGCGAATATTGGGCAGTACTCCAGTCAAATCCGCACGTTATTTCGATTTCAGTGGATTAAGAAGCGGGCGGATACCGTCTATCTTTCTCTTTTTCCCTTCCAACAAGAGGGCGGTACCTAAATAGAAGGTAAGAATTCAATCCTTCTGCCGGCAGCTCTATAGCGCATTCCCTTTGGGCTTTCCTTAGAATAGAAGCTTGGATTGCCTCGCCGGACGCGAAGCCCAGGACGAATAGGTTCAAAGCAATTGACCTGCCTTTATCTAATTTATCCTTCTTCGCTGAATTCCAAGAAGCCTACTCCTGCAAGGAGCTGTTGCAGCCTCTCCTGATTTTTCGGGAGCGTGACGTTGGTCCGGTGGAACTCCCGGCGGACGGGATAATTTTTGCGAAGTTCATCAAAGCATTGAGGCCGTTTTTCCTGAGGAATGGCCAGCAGTTCTTGCATGCGATGATAATCGGCCTCCAGGTCATAGATCGTGGCGACCATTTCCTGAATCAACTCTTCATCGGATTGCTCGTGGTAGTCGATGGTTAAAGATGGGACGGTTGGTGTGGGCAGCACCTGGACAGGATTCCATGCGGGGGATATCCCCAGATGTTTGCACAAGGCTTCATAGATCATAAAGGTGCCATTGGCTTTGCCATCGAGGGAGTGGCCGGCAATATGGGGCGTGCCGATCGTGACAGCTTGAAAGAGGTCCCAGTTAATGCCGGGTTCGTCTTCCCAGACGTCGATGATGGTCGGTCCGACACGATTTTCTGTGATGGCGTTCAGCAGCGCCTGTGTCTCCACGACTTCTCCACGGGCGGCGTTGATGAAGATCGCTGCTGGATTGAGCCATTGGAGTGTCTGCTCATTGAGCATGTGATAGGTCGGGTAGGGGCCGTCGGTGGTTAATGGCGTATGGAGCGTGACCACATCACAACTGAGGGCTTCGGCTAACGAGCGGTGCTCGACCTGGCCCGAATCTGCCAGGGGAGGATCATGGAGAACCGGGACCATCCCAAGCGCTTCTGCTTTGGTCTTCACCAGTT encodes:
- a CDS encoding 4-phosphoerythronate dehydrogenase, with the translated sequence MKKLINIVAGENIPYIKEACAGLGNLTLLPGRSITSNDLKDTNLILIRSITKVDETLLKGTPVEFVGSASAGVDHIDIAYLKARNIGFTSAAGSNANSVAEYVLASLLFLGKQQSFSLNGKTIGIIGVGNIGKLVKTKAEALGMVPVLHDPPLADSGQVEHRSLAEALSCDVVTLHTPLTTDGPYPTYHMLNEQTLQWLNPAAIFINAARGEVVETQALLNAITENRVGPTIIDVWEDEPGINWDLFQAVTIGTPHIAGHSLDGKANGTFMIYEALCKHLGISPAWNPVQVLPTPTVPSLTIDYHEQSDEELIQEMVATIYDLEADYHRMQELLAIPQEKRPQCFDELRKNYPVRREFHRTNVTLPKNQERLQQLLAGVGFLEFSEEG